A stretch of Paenibacillus mucilaginosus 3016 DNA encodes these proteins:
- a CDS encoding non-ribosomal peptide synthetase — translation MATKLQVQDIIGLTPMQEGMLYDSLREGSERTYVEQLTVKLTGPLEPPHAEEAFRRLMARHDIFRTVYKISPSDKPVGIVLKERSVRLHTEDWSDLSPEELEDRAAEFKERDLSLGFRLDRDVPLRLAVLKTGQMSFELLFTFHHIILDGWSLGIMLQEFLALYTGLCDGRSVELPPAQPFSRYVHWLENQDREQAGAYWAKLLEGYDTAAEWPNHGRTPSVREGYDKRVFEFAFSRELTQALQELALSASATLHALVQTLWGILLQRYSGTKDVVFGTVVHGRPAELPGLERAVGLFINTVPVRIRDLEQTLGEMAASVSRGTWDAKPYETYPLYEILAMSELKQGLFDHVIAFENMPVPENDVWKDSGLRVEGMSMVEQTGYPLHLNIVPEEELRFQITYNASVFESSVIEGIGRHLSELARQAAQRGPQQHISQMTLLSHQEEQELLHLSEMGDGSDYPEEATLTSLFEDQVRQHPEHTAVVFSGRQISYSELNVLANRISWRLKELGVGPEVRVALLLERSALMIAAMLGVLKAGGAYVPVDPAHPEERAALMLRDSGAAVLLTDRSPSFAVGDAAVLFVDDPALSACSRENPPASQGPAQLAYVLYTSGTTGTPKGVMVEHRQVVQLLKQKGLPLAFGPEDVWTVFHAYTFDFSVWEIFGALLSGGRCVVVPKQTAQHPAHFLELLERHEVTVLNQTPTAFAALIQEINDQARHPRLRLRYVIFGGEALQPRILLPWVEAYPETRLINMYGITETTVHVTLKEIGGHDLSAGRSLIGKPLPALRCRVLDEQGRLVPAGAAGELYVGGAGVTRGYAGREDLTRERYLADPFAPGERLYRTGDRVRLLPGGELEYLGRLDQQVKIRGHRIETGEIEHALLSHPDVAEAIVLPAAEEGGDALCAYVVLREGGGTSGLRRFLLDRLPDYMVPAYFIPLASMPRTATGKLDRRALPAPVSARSREAYVPPRDELEASLAAIWQEVLGVEEAGIRDSFFELGGHSLKAAALTAKLLRRLGRTVTLKQLFAGPTIEELAAVLRAEALAPETAGEPARSMSIPAAPAAEHYPLTPAQRRMYLLNRLETEGTHYHITGAVELRGALEPERLKLALGRLMQRHEALRTSFRVQDGELCQTIHPDVSLEVERYTAEEERMPGVLQAFVRPFDPGRAPLLRAALVRLPEQRQILLLDVHHLISDAVSLQVMLSELSALYRGESLAPLPVQYKDYAVWLHGREGLEEDRQAEAFWLGSMSGELPSRELPADRPRTLVQTFEGERLPVLLDPELHRLLRETERQTGTTTFMVLLAVYQILLAKYTGQEDIVVGTPVAGRSHDEVQHLIGLFMNTLAMRGRPEPSRTFSDYLDEVKSFALAAFEHGAYPLERLLEKLEIPRELGRNPLYDAMIIMQNAPKPYLELDGVAVRPYPLENRTAPLELILEAVETEEGQLRLTLQYNTALFHRETAERMLSHYIHLLRQALSDPQAAIGALELAGPLEKERLLSASLGRQDLPLSEDPVHARFEGQAELLGAKEAVIFRGSPVTYADLNRQANRWARVLAMRGVGRGSLVAVRMERSAGLLAALLAVLKSGAAYLPIDPAYPDEAVRRMLGHSGASLLLMDAAVQQPRSESGTESADVPGFAGSVLRVSELEAQSAELDGTNLPVLSGSGDLAYVIYTSGSTGMPKGVMIEHGAVVHYIDALCADFSFDTCRRILSLTTVSFDIFVTESLAALACGMTVLLASGEEQDNPEHWARLIADHGADVLQTTPSRLRMLEQVSGGFRSLGGLKLLMVGGEAFPEGLLHELQRTLDARLLNVYGPSETTVWSTWHDVTGEDHPYIGRPLGRTRAYVLSPEGRLLPDGIPGELVLGGPGVARGYLHDPARTAERFVYDPWFPGERMYRTGDRVKRTANGTLQYLGRLDEQVKISGYRIEPGEVEAALNAYPPVEQAAVVCRTDRQGDLYLCAYVTGSLELDPAELRLHLAGLLPAYKVPSRFVQLPSLPLTPSGKINRKALPEPPEEELAGHLPPQTPAELRLAQLWSEVLGRGRIGAGDSFFELGGTSLKAARLIHSLQAGLDVHLPLRDIFRFPVLRDLARHVELQQKRTLEPILSAGGPGSYPMSSAQRRIYFMNELDPGAPVYHMPAYFLAEGALDMHRFRSALEELAGRHESLRTSFGIVEGKPVQRVHATAEVEIETYTAGDLEEAKELAERFIRPFDLGRAPLLRVGLVRITDRLHVVLTDMHHIISDGMSLEVLRAELASLYAGSPLPDLSAQYKDYAVWQSGQMEGEAYRELEAYWLEKFADGVPALNLGTDRTRPPQLSFEGDAVEFRAAPELYQRLTRLAGSSGTTMYMVLLAGFKLLLHKYTGQEELVVGSPAAARPHPQLQGVIGMFVNMLSLRTKPQADKTFRSYLQEVKQEVLDSEAHSGYPFETLVDRLQPERDLSRNPLFDVVFLHQNTSASTRLSGDLVIRSLPWQPSSAKFDWTLEALDTGQELVFTLQYATRLFERTTAERAAVHLLRILQQVSLFPEIELGELYLLDEAEERQVLKAFNPEASVYPAGRTIHALFEEQAERQPERAALQLPDGPVTYGELNRQADGLAAVLRRRGMGPEQVVGVLTERNRGHFAATLAILKAGGAYLHLDPELPDERIRSLLQDSGAAAVFAPEAFRSRVGPGIPVIDPEAEALSEPLHEGVRTTGEEPAGSPRSLAYVMYTSGSTGKPKGVMVEHRSVLRLLFGTNYVEFREDDRLLLTGGIGFDATTFEIWGALLHGLTLHLCPKEILLDAERLKEEIEKQGITMMWLTSPLHDALLQMREDCFASLRWLFVGGDIVSPRQAEITLKHAPALKLVNGYGPTENTTFTTAYRIGRPSGEVIPIGRPLANSAVYILDSRLRPQPVGVSGELYAGGDGVARGYLNNEQLTAERFLPDPFAPGGRMYRTGDLAKWLPDGNIVFLGRADTQLKIRGYRIEPGEIEGKLLTHPAVRQALVTAYQEESGAAALCAYLVAGAGDPAGGPSGAPAESDALLHALKVDLAAGLPAYMVPEVLMLVDELPLTANGKVDRGRLPRPVREKEGSQAVPEAAAAGSDMEALLLRVWRDVLGRPGFGAKENFFEGGGDSIKGIQIAARLREHGLRLEIRDLFRYPAVTQLAPHIKPYKSVIPQEPVEGPVPFTPVQLWWLEQHPQLLHHFNQSMLLHSRDRLSAEPLDRALLRLAEHHDALRLRLDPDEEGILRQRNAGLHEAAVRFLVRDVREEASEAEAVLRYSEELQRSLDLHRGPLLAAGLFQASDGDHLLIAVHHLAVDGVSWRILLQDLFQGYEQAVRGEAIQLPEKTTSFRTWAEELQAYARQQKLLRQADYWARVEAADCGPLFGSSGDMGRGEPSSRTVTVTWTAEETERLHAANRTYATDINDLLLAALGRTLCGWTGKEAVLLHLEGHGREEVLPSADVTRTIGWFTSIFPVVLRSRPDGSLGGHLIDTKEMLRSIPDKGFGYGVLKYLTPAELRPQLLCGVQPDVSFNYLGEFGQEAGAGRFGPSRFEGGAPADPAMRRAHTLDIIGASSQGCLQLDWVYNAGRIPEKDVKALAERYKRELLELARHCLEKEEAVATPSDVGLGLDLSMDELDEISLLVSTKLKR, via the coding sequence ATGGCGACTAAACTGCAAGTGCAGGATATCATCGGCCTAACACCGATGCAGGAAGGCATGCTCTACGACAGTCTCCGGGAGGGATCGGAGCGGACTTACGTGGAGCAGCTGACGGTGAAGCTGACCGGGCCGCTGGAACCGCCTCATGCGGAGGAAGCGTTCCGGCGGCTCATGGCGCGGCATGACATTTTCCGTACGGTGTACAAAATTTCCCCATCGGACAAGCCGGTGGGGATCGTGCTGAAGGAGCGCAGCGTCCGGCTTCATACGGAAGACTGGAGCGATCTGTCTCCGGAGGAGCTGGAAGACCGGGCAGCGGAATTCAAGGAACGGGATTTATCACTCGGGTTTCGGCTGGACCGGGACGTTCCGCTGCGTCTGGCCGTTCTGAAGACGGGGCAGATGTCCTTTGAGCTCTTGTTTACTTTTCACCACATTATTCTCGACGGCTGGTCCCTCGGGATCATGCTTCAGGAATTCCTCGCGCTCTACACGGGATTATGCGATGGCCGTTCCGTGGAGCTGCCCCCCGCCCAGCCGTTCAGCCGGTATGTGCACTGGCTGGAGAATCAGGACCGGGAGCAGGCCGGGGCGTATTGGGCCAAGCTGCTGGAAGGATATGATACCGCCGCCGAGTGGCCGAATCACGGAAGGACGCCTTCCGTCCGTGAGGGCTATGACAAGCGGGTATTTGAGTTCGCCTTCAGCCGCGAGCTGACGCAAGCGCTGCAGGAGCTGGCCTTGAGTGCTTCCGCCACCCTTCACGCCCTGGTACAAACCTTATGGGGTATCCTTCTGCAGCGTTACAGCGGCACGAAGGATGTGGTTTTCGGCACGGTCGTTCATGGCCGGCCGGCCGAGCTGCCGGGTCTGGAACGGGCCGTAGGGCTGTTCATCAATACGGTGCCGGTGCGCATCCGCGACCTGGAGCAGACGCTAGGGGAGATGGCAGCGTCGGTGAGCCGGGGCACTTGGGACGCCAAGCCATACGAGACTTACCCGCTCTATGAGATTCTGGCCATGTCCGAGCTGAAGCAGGGATTGTTCGATCATGTTATCGCTTTTGAGAATATGCCCGTGCCGGAAAACGATGTATGGAAAGACAGCGGACTGCGGGTAGAAGGCATGAGCATGGTGGAGCAAACGGGGTACCCGCTTCACCTCAATATTGTGCCGGAGGAGGAACTCCGGTTCCAGATTACATATAACGCCAGCGTCTTCGAATCCTCTGTGATCGAGGGCATCGGGCGGCATCTGTCCGAACTGGCGCGGCAGGCGGCGCAGCGGGGACCGCAGCAGCACATATCGCAGATGACCCTGCTCTCCCATCAGGAAGAGCAGGAACTGCTCCACCTCTCCGAGATGGGGGACGGCTCGGACTATCCTGAGGAAGCCACCCTGACTTCTTTGTTCGAGGATCAGGTCCGGCAGCATCCGGAGCATACGGCCGTGGTCTTCAGCGGCCGGCAGATCAGCTACAGCGAGCTCAATGTGCTCGCCAACCGGATCTCCTGGAGGCTGAAGGAGCTCGGGGTGGGTCCCGAGGTCCGCGTGGCGCTGCTGCTGGAGCGCTCCGCCCTCATGATCGCCGCCATGCTCGGCGTACTCAAAGCCGGCGGAGCCTACGTGCCCGTAGATCCGGCGCACCCTGAGGAGCGCGCAGCGCTGATGCTCCGGGACAGCGGGGCGGCGGTGCTGCTGACCGACCGCAGCCCGTCATTCGCTGTTGGGGACGCGGCTGTCCTCTTCGTAGACGACCCTGCCCTGTCCGCATGCTCCCGGGAGAACCCGCCCGCTTCGCAAGGTCCGGCGCAACTGGCCTATGTACTGTATACCTCGGGGACGACCGGCACGCCCAAGGGCGTTATGGTGGAACACCGGCAGGTCGTCCAGCTCCTGAAGCAGAAGGGACTGCCGCTGGCCTTCGGACCGGAGGACGTCTGGACCGTCTTCCACGCGTATACATTCGACTTCTCCGTATGGGAGATCTTCGGTGCGCTTCTGTCGGGAGGGCGGTGCGTTGTCGTGCCCAAGCAGACAGCCCAGCATCCCGCTCATTTCCTCGAACTTCTGGAACGGCATGAGGTTACCGTGCTGAACCAGACTCCGACGGCGTTCGCCGCCTTGATTCAGGAGATCAACGACCAAGCCCGGCACCCCCGGCTGCGCCTGAGATATGTCATTTTTGGCGGAGAAGCCCTGCAGCCGCGGATCCTGCTTCCCTGGGTGGAAGCCTACCCGGAAACGCGGCTGATCAATATGTACGGCATCACGGAAACCACCGTGCATGTCACCCTGAAGGAAATCGGCGGGCACGACCTGTCGGCCGGACGGAGCCTGATCGGAAAGCCGCTGCCGGCTCTCCGCTGCCGGGTGCTCGATGAACAGGGGCGCCTGGTTCCGGCCGGAGCCGCCGGCGAGCTGTATGTGGGCGGCGCCGGCGTGACCCGGGGCTATGCCGGACGGGAGGATCTCACGCGGGAGCGATATCTTGCGGACCCGTTCGCTCCGGGAGAGAGGCTGTACCGGACCGGTGACCGGGTTCGTCTGCTGCCGGGAGGGGAGCTTGAATATCTCGGCCGGCTGGACCAGCAGGTCAAGATCCGCGGCCACCGGATTGAAACCGGAGAGATCGAGCATGCGCTGCTGTCCCATCCGGACGTGGCAGAGGCCATCGTTCTGCCGGCAGCGGAAGAGGGGGGAGACGCCCTCTGCGCCTATGTCGTACTCCGTGAAGGCGGCGGGACCTCGGGACTCCGCCGGTTTCTCCTGGACAGGCTCCCGGATTACATGGTTCCGGCGTACTTCATTCCCCTTGCCTCCATGCCCAGAACCGCAACCGGCAAGCTGGACCGCCGGGCCCTCCCCGCTCCGGTAAGCGCAAGATCACGGGAAGCTTACGTTCCTCCGCGTGACGAACTTGAAGCCTCGCTGGCCGCGATCTGGCAGGAGGTTCTGGGGGTAGAGGAAGCGGGCATCCGGGATTCGTTCTTCGAGCTTGGCGGTCATTCGCTCAAGGCGGCAGCCCTGACCGCCAAGCTGTTGCGCAGGCTCGGCCGCACCGTGACGCTGAAGCAGCTCTTCGCTGGACCGACGATCGAGGAGCTGGCAGCGGTTCTGCGGGCTGAGGCACTCGCTCCGGAGACGGCAGGGGAGCCTGCCCGCTCCATGTCCATCCCTGCGGCCCCGGCGGCGGAGCATTATCCGCTCACCCCGGCTCAGCGGCGGATGTATCTGTTGAACCGGCTCGAGACCGAGGGCACGCATTACCACATCACGGGAGCGGTGGAGCTCCGCGGAGCCCTGGAACCGGAACGGCTGAAGCTGGCCTTGGGCCGGTTGATGCAGCGGCATGAAGCGCTGCGAACCTCCTTCAGGGTTCAGGACGGAGAGCTCTGTCAAACCATACACCCGGATGTGTCTCTCGAGGTGGAACGGTATACGGCGGAAGAAGAACGGATGCCCGGGGTGCTGCAAGCGTTCGTCCGGCCGTTCGATCCCGGCCGGGCTCCGCTGCTCCGTGCCGCTCTCGTACGGCTGCCGGAGCAGCGGCAGATCCTGCTGCTCGATGTCCATCATCTGATCTCGGATGCGGTGTCCCTGCAGGTGATGCTCTCCGAGCTCTCCGCCCTGTACCGCGGGGAATCCCTGGCTCCGCTGCCGGTGCAGTATAAGGACTATGCCGTCTGGCTCCATGGCCGCGAGGGCCTGGAGGAAGACCGGCAGGCGGAAGCGTTCTGGCTGGGGAGCATGAGCGGGGAGCTTCCCTCCCGGGAGCTGCCGGCCGACCGGCCGCGCACCCTGGTGCAGACGTTCGAAGGGGAGCGGCTGCCTGTGCTGCTCGATCCCGAACTGCACCGACTTCTGAGGGAAACCGAACGGCAAACCGGGACCACCACCTTTATGGTGCTGCTTGCCGTGTACCAAATCCTGCTGGCCAAATATACCGGACAGGAAGATATCGTGGTCGGCACTCCGGTTGCGGGACGCAGTCATGACGAGGTGCAGCATCTCATCGGCCTGTTCATGAACACGCTGGCCATGCGGGGCCGCCCCGAGCCATCCCGCACGTTCTCGGACTACCTGGACGAAGTGAAGAGCTTCGCCTTGGCCGCCTTTGAGCATGGAGCGTATCCGCTGGAGAGGCTGCTGGAGAAGCTGGAGATTCCGCGCGAGCTGGGCCGAAATCCGCTGTACGACGCCATGATCATCATGCAGAACGCCCCGAAACCGTACCTGGAGCTGGACGGGGTTGCGGTCCGTCCTTACCCGCTCGAGAACCGGACGGCTCCGCTCGAGCTGATCCTGGAAGCCGTGGAGACCGAAGAGGGACAACTGCGGCTCACCCTGCAGTACAATACCGCCTTGTTCCACAGGGAGACGGCCGAGCGCATGCTTTCCCATTATATTCACCTGCTCCGTCAGGCACTCTCTGATCCGCAGGCAGCGATCGGGGCCTTGGAGCTCGCCGGACCGCTGGAAAAGGAAAGGCTGCTCTCCGCTTCACTGGGCCGGCAGGATCTGCCGCTGTCCGAAGACCCCGTGCATGCCCGGTTCGAAGGGCAGGCGGAGCTCCTGGGCGCAAAAGAAGCGGTGATCTTCCGGGGAAGTCCGGTGACTTATGCCGATCTGAACCGGCAGGCGAACCGGTGGGCCAGGGTGCTGGCCATGCGGGGGGTTGGCCGGGGCAGCCTGGTGGCTGTCCGGATGGAACGTTCCGCCGGGCTGCTTGCCGCCCTGCTTGCCGTACTGAAATCGGGAGCCGCCTATCTGCCGATTGACCCGGCATATCCGGACGAGGCCGTGCGTCGGATGCTGGGCCACAGCGGAGCGTCGCTGCTGCTGATGGACGCCGCCGTTCAGCAGCCCCGAAGCGAAAGCGGTACGGAAAGCGCGGACGTCCCCGGCTTTGCCGGCAGCGTCCTTCGGGTATCCGAGCTGGAAGCCCAGTCGGCGGAGCTTGACGGCACGAATCTCCCTGTACTTTCGGGAAGCGGGGATCTGGCCTATGTGATCTACACCTCCGGATCAACCGGGATGCCGAAAGGAGTCATGATCGAGCACGGAGCGGTCGTCCACTACATCGACGCCTTGTGCGCGGATTTCTCTTTTGACACCTGCCGCCGTATTCTCTCCCTCACGACCGTATCCTTCGATATCTTCGTGACGGAATCCCTGGCTGCGCTGGCCTGCGGGATGACCGTGCTGCTGGCGAGCGGCGAAGAACAGGATAACCCGGAGCATTGGGCTCGCCTCATCGCCGATCACGGGGCGGACGTGCTGCAGACGACGCCGTCCCGTCTCCGGATGCTGGAGCAGGTGTCCGGCGGGTTCCGCTCGCTTGGCGGGCTGAAGCTGCTCATGGTGGGAGGGGAGGCCTTCCCGGAGGGGCTGCTGCACGAGCTTCAGCGAACGCTGGACGCGCGGCTTCTCAACGTGTACGGACCGTCGGAGACCACCGTGTGGTCCACCTGGCACGACGTCACCGGGGAAGATCACCCCTATATCGGAAGGCCCTTGGGCCGCACCCGCGCCTATGTCCTCAGCCCGGAAGGCCGGCTGCTTCCGGACGGCATTCCCGGTGAGCTGGTTCTCGGAGGCCCCGGCGTCGCCCGCGGATACCTTCATGACCCCGCACGTACGGCGGAGCGCTTCGTGTACGACCCGTGGTTCCCGGGCGAGCGGATGTACCGCACCGGGGACCGGGTCAAGCGCACCGCTAACGGAACGCTCCAGTATTTGGGGCGGCTGGACGAGCAGGTCAAAATCAGCGGCTACCGGATTGAGCCCGGCGAGGTGGAAGCGGCGCTGAACGCTTACCCGCCGGTCGAGCAGGCGGCCGTGGTCTGCCGGACCGATCGGCAGGGGGACCTCTATCTCTGTGCCTATGTGACCGGATCGCTGGAGCTGGACCCTGCAGAGCTGCGGCTGCATCTGGCAGGGCTGCTGCCCGCCTACAAGGTGCCGTCCCGGTTCGTTCAGCTGCCGAGCCTGCCCTTGACGCCGAGCGGCAAAATCAACCGCAAGGCCCTGCCGGAGCCTCCGGAAGAGGAGCTGGCCGGCCATCTGCCTCCCCAGACCCCTGCGGAGCTGCGATTGGCTCAGCTTTGGTCCGAGGTGCTGGGACGCGGGCGGATCGGCGCCGGGGACTCGTTCTTTGAACTGGGGGGGACCTCCCTGAAGGCGGCGCGGCTCATCCATTCGCTGCAGGCCGGCCTGGATGTGCATCTCCCGCTGCGGGATATTTTCCGCTTCCCCGTGCTTCGGGATCTGGCCCGGCATGTGGAGCTGCAGCAGAAGAGAACGCTCGAGCCGATTCTCTCTGCGGGCGGACCGGGCAGTTATCCGATGTCTTCGGCGCAGCGTCGGATCTACTTTATGAACGAACTGGACCCGGGAGCCCCGGTCTATCATATGCCCGCTTACTTCCTGGCCGAGGGCGCGCTGGATATGCACCGGTTCCGCTCGGCCTTGGAAGAGCTGGCCGGACGGCATGAATCCCTGCGGACTTCCTTCGGCATCGTGGAAGGGAAGCCGGTACAGCGGGTCCACGCCACCGCCGAAGTCGAGATCGAGACTTACACGGCAGGGGATCTGGAAGAGGCGAAAGAGCTGGCGGAACGCTTCATCCGGCCCTTCGATCTGGGCCGGGCTCCCCTGCTGCGGGTCGGTCTGGTGCGGATCACGGACCGCCTGCATGTGGTGCTGACCGATATGCATCACATCATCAGCGACGGCATGTCGCTGGAAGTGCTCCGCGCCGAGCTGGCTTCGCTCTACGCGGGAAGCCCGCTTCCGGACCTGTCTGCGCAGTATAAGGATTACGCCGTATGGCAGAGCGGGCAGATGGAGGGGGAAGCCTACCGGGAGCTCGAAGCCTACTGGCTGGAGAAATTCGCGGACGGCGTGCCGGCACTGAATCTGGGCACGGACCGGACCCGGCCTCCCCAGCTCAGCTTCGAAGGAGACGCCGTCGAATTCAGGGCCGCCCCCGAGCTGTACCAACGGCTCACCCGGCTCGCAGGCTCCTCCGGAACGACGATGTACATGGTGCTGCTCGCGGGCTTCAAGCTCCTGCTGCACAAGTATACCGGGCAGGAGGAGCTCGTTGTCGGGTCGCCTGCGGCGGCCCGGCCTCATCCGCAGCTGCAGGGGGTAATCGGCATGTTCGTCAACATGCTGTCTCTGCGCACGAAACCGCAGGCGGACAAGACCTTCCGCTCCTATCTCCAGGAGGTCAAGCAGGAGGTGCTGGACTCGGAGGCCCACAGCGGGTATCCCTTCGAGACGCTGGTGGACCGCCTGCAGCCGGAGCGGGACCTGAGCCGCAATCCGCTGTTCGATGTCGTTTTCCTTCACCAGAACACGAGTGCGAGCACCCGCCTGTCGGGCGACCTCGTGATCCGCTCCCTCCCGTGGCAGCCGTCTTCGGCCAAATTTGACTGGACGCTGGAAGCCCTGGATACGGGGCAGGAGCTGGTCTTTACGCTTCAGTATGCGACCCGGCTGTTCGAACGGACCACCGCCGAACGTGCGGCTGTCCATTTGCTTCGCATCCTGCAGCAGGTAAGTCTTTTCCCGGAGATCGAGCTGGGAGAGCTTTATCTGCTGGACGAAGCGGAGGAGCGGCAGGTGCTGAAGGCATTCAACCCGGAGGCCTCCGTCTATCCAGCCGGCCGGACGATCCATGCGCTCTTCGAAGAGCAGGCGGAGCGGCAGCCGGAGCGCGCGGCGCTGCAGCTGCCGGATGGCCCGGTAACGTACGGCGAGCTGAACCGGCAGGCGGACGGCCTCGCCGCTGTGCTCCGCAGGAGAGGAATGGGCCCCGAACAGGTTGTCGGCGTGCTTACGGAGAGAAACCGGGGCCATTTTGCCGCCACTCTGGCCATTCTCAAAGCCGGTGGAGCTTACCTGCACCTCGATCCGGAACTGCCGGACGAGCGGATCCGTTCCCTGCTTCAGGACAGCGGAGCGGCTGCGGTCTTCGCTCCGGAAGCGTTCCGGAGCCGGGTGGGGCCCGGGATTCCGGTGATCGATCCGGAAGCGGAGGCTCTGTCCGAACCGCTGCATGAGGGCGTCCGAACCACAGGTGAGGAACCCGCCGGCAGTCCCCGCAGCTTGGCATATGTGATGTACACCTCCGGTTCCACGGGGAAGCCCAAGGGGGTCATGGTCGAGCACCGCAGTGTACTCCGGCTGCTGTTCGGAACGAATTATGTCGAGTTCCGGGAGGACGACCGGCTGCTGCTGACCGGAGGCATCGGCTTTGACGCGACCACCTTCGAGATTTGGGGGGCGCTGCTTCACGGCCTTACGCTGCACCTCTGTCCCAAAGAGATCCTGCTGGATGCCGAGCGTCTGAAAGAGGAGATCGAGAAGCAGGGCATCACGATGATGTGGCTGACCTCTCCGCTTCATGACGCGCTTCTCCAGATGAGAGAGGACTGCTTCGCCTCCTTGCGGTGGCTGTTCGTCGGAGGGGATATCGTGTCGCCCCGGCAGGCGGAGATCACGCTGAAGCATGCGCCGGCTCTCAAGCTGGTGAACGGGTACGGACCGACGGAGAACACCACGTTCACCACCGCTTACCGGATCGGGAGGCCGTCCGGCGAGGTGATTCCGATCGGCCGTCCCCTGGCCAACTCGGCTGTCTACATTCTGGACAGCCGCCTGCGTCCCCAGCCCGTCGGTGTATCCGGAGAGCTGTATGCGGGCGGCGACGGGGTTGCCCGCGGCTATCTGAACAACGAGCAGCTGACCGCCGAGCGGTTTCTGCCCGATCCCTTTGCTCCGGGCGGCCGGATGTACCGCACCGGGGATCTGGCGAAGTGGCTGCCGGACGGGAATATCGTGTTCCTCGGCCGCGCGGATACGCAGCTCAAGATCCGCGGGTACCGGATCGAACCGGGTGAGATTGAAGGCAAACTGCTGACTCATCCCGCCGTGCGGCAGGCTCTGGTCACCGCATATCAAGAGGAGAGCGGCGCAGCAGCCTTGTGCGCCTATCTTGTTGCGGGAGCCGGGGACCCGGCAGGCGGCCCTTCCGGAGCCCCGGCCGAATCCGATGCCCTCCTCCATGCACTGAAGGTAGACTTGGCTGCCGGACTGCCCGCCTATATGGTGCCGGAGGTTCTCATGCTCGTGGACGAGCTCCCGCTGACGGCCAACGGCAAGGTCGACCGCGGCCGGCTGCCGAGGCCCGTCAGGGAAAAAGAAGGCTCCCAAGCCGTACCCGAAGCAGCCGCAGCCGGATCGGACATGGAAGCTTTGCTGCTCCGCGTTTGGCGTGATGTGCTGGGACGACCGGGCTTCGGGGCGAAGGAGAATTTCTTTGAAGGCGGAGGGGACTCGATCAAGGGCATCCAGATCGCCGCACGGCTGCGGGAGCATGGGCTGCGGCTGGAGATCCGCGACCTGTTCCGCTATCCTGCCGTCACGCAGCTCGCTCCCCATATCAAGCCTTACAAATCGGTCATCCCGCAGGAGCCGGTCGAAGGGCCGGTACCGTTCACACCCGTACAGCTGTGGTGGCTGGAGCAGCACCCGCAGCTTCTGCACCACTTCAATCAAAGCATGCTGCTGCACAGCCGTGACCGGCTGTCCGCAGAACCGCTGGACCGCGCGCTCCTCCGGCTGGCCGAGCATCACGATGCACTGCGGCTGCGGCTTGACCCCGATGAAGAGGGAATACTCCGTCAGCGGAACGCAGGACTTCACGAAGCGGCTGTCCGTTTCCTCGTTCGGGACGTGCGGGAAGAGGCATCCGAAGCGGAGGCGGTGCTGCGGTACAGCGAAGAGCTGCAGCGGTCGCTGGACCTCCATCGCGGACCCTTGCTGGCTGCAGGGCTGTTCCAGGCCTCCGACGGCGACCACCTTCTCATTGCGGTGCACCACCTGGCCGTTGACGGAGTATCCTGGCGCATTCTTCTGCAGGACCTCTTCCAGGGGTACGAACAGGCGGTAAGGGGAGAAGCGATTCAGCTGCCGGAGAAAACGACTTCGTTCCGTACTTGGGCCGAAGAACTACAAGCGTACGCCCGCCAGCAGAAGCTGCTTCGGCAGGCCGATTACTGGGCGCGTGTGGAAGCTGCGGACTGCGGCCCCCTGTTCGGATCGAGCGGAGACATGGGAAGGGGAGAGCCCAGCAGCCGGACGGTCACCGTGACCTGGACTGCCGAGGAAACGGAGCGTCTCCATGCGGCCAACCGCACTTATGCGACGGACATCAACGACCTGCTCCTCGCCGCGCTCGGCAGGACCTTGTGCGGGTGGACGGGCAAGGAAGCCGTCCTTCTCCATCTCGAAGGCCACGGAAGAGAGGAAGTGCTTCCGTCGGCCGATGTGACACGGACCATCGGATGGTTCACGTCCATCTTCCCGGTTGTCCTGCGCAGCAGGCCCGATGGCTCCTTGGGCGGTCATCTCATCGATACCAAGGAGATGCTGCGGAGCATTCCGGACAAAGGCTTCGGCTACGGTGTGCTCAAATACCTGACTCCGGCCGAGCTCCGGCCGCAGCTGCTCTGCGGGGTGCAACCGGACGTCTCCTTCAACTATCTGGGTGAATTCGGCCAGGAGGCGGGAGCCGGACGATTCGGGCCTTCCCGCTTCGAAGGGGGAGCTCCGGCGGATCCGGCAATGAGAAGGGCCCATACGCTGGACATTATCGGCGCCTCGAGTCAAGGGTGCCTGCAGCTTGACTGGGTGTACAACGCCGGGCGAATTCCGGAGAAGGATGTAAAGGCCCTGGCGGAACGTTACAAAAGGGAGCTGCTGGAGCTGGCCCGCCACTGCCTGGAAAAAGAAGAAGCCGTTGCAACGCCTTCGGATGTCGGGCTGGGGCTTGATCTCTCCATGGATGAGCTCGATGAAATATCACTGCTCGTGAGCACGAAACTCAAACGCTAG